Part of the Henckelia pumila isolate YLH828 chromosome 2, ASM3356847v2, whole genome shotgun sequence genome is shown below.
cctgggagatacaacaagatcagagtaatctgttggtgtccataatctcgattcgagattggaggtaaaaatttataattgttatttaatttttacacacacaatttaatcgtaaagttttgatacctattatggaatcgttccatataaaatttttaaacttccgctgcaccgggtatcaatcttgattgatctgatcaccgttctccaacatatgGGGTGAGAGAGTGGCTACCCCTAGGTGGACTACCCAAACTTTAACTCCAAATCTTACAAACAAGGCCTAACCCGAGCAATCAACCCAAAACGCCCTTAACTCGATCTTACCTTAACCGAATTCGACCCCGCTCAAACTGACACTCTCCAAACACTTCAAACTAACCATAGGACCAGGTTATGACTCCATTTGACAGCCCAAGCAACCTAATTCACAACCAATTTCGGACAGCCCCATTTCCCTCTTAAAAATTCTGCAACAACACCTCAAATTTAAAGGACCATTAAACTATTCAAATCTTAGCCGAAacaagcccattttataccgacgcgaccacaacatcataacCTTGACCTAGGACTAAGCCCAAGCCTGACCAGACCATACCAGCCTATGCCCCTGCCCCCGAAACAGCAGCCCTAGCACAAATGCAACCCAACCTATTCACCTACCTTTCCAATTCAAACTCTATACTTCTTTTAACTTAACTCTAATCCATTTCCAGCCCTTAGCAACCTTCAACACCATCTCTTAAGACTTACACAACCACTAGGCAGCCTTCAAACCACACCACAAACTCATTTCTTTGAAATTAACAAAACACACATCAAAATGCACCAAATGCTTGGACAATCAAAGAGACCCATGGTTTTCAATGAATTCCTCATGACACCAATCAATACTCAatcaaaacacaatgaaaatttCGAATTTAGGCCACGACATTTCtgaaattttctgaaaaaaatcGATATGCATCAAACTCTACATGCTTCTTTCCTAATTTCATTATACGACTCCTTGAACTTCAAATCATGAGCACAACTCGACTTTTAAACATAATGTGCGCTGGAAATCAGTAAAAACTGAacactaaaattgtcaaaatcATGGTCATTTCGAAATTTAATCAAGACTATAGCAAGAAAATTAAATAGCTACCTTGGAGGCCAATGGGTGCTCATACTTGCCTCAATTGAGAACAACCAACACAccgatggaaaaaaaaaaaagagatggcTACTAGGACACGACTTAACACAGCTGCAGCACCTCCTAGACCTGGACTCCGGTCGGCTGGGATGGCTACTGGACGGCGGCGATGGTGGAGAAagcttggaggaggaagaagctATGGAGTGGCCTTGGTGtgtgagaaaaaaaaatgtgaggGGAGTGTGTGAGGCGTGAGGTAGATGTGTTTTGGGGGCTAGGGTTACACTTGAGTTGTATTTTAAGTTTaagtgtatatgtgtgtgtgtataggCATATGTATATATTGGTAGGTGTGTGAGTgagtttaaaaaaatacaacccTTGCCTACTAAATTTAACACTTGTAAAATTTCCAAGTTTAAAAAcctcaaattaaaatatttcattGGATAATACTAATCCGGGTTTTTAAGAAAACTCTAACTTTTAGAAGAAGTTAAAGAATAATTCTAGAAAATGATAAAAATGGTTTTTGACAcccgaaaaattcaaaaatcaaacttttggTCTAAACTCCTCATTTCTCTCATCTCGAAATTCTAAAATAAAAAGTCTTGGAAATCAATTGTCTTAATCCGCCATTGCCAAAGCCGAAACCGGAGAACACTGAACTTCTAAAGAAACTCTAAAGAATAaagaacttaaaatatttgagcaacttaAATTTTTAATGAAACTTAAGCcattaaaatcaaaaaattaaaataataaatattgaaaatgaatttaggcatgaaatttaaattacaAAATTCTAGGTGCTACAAGATGTATCCTTGGGCTCTTTAGAAAATCCAAACCAAAGTGTGGTGATATTCATCTAAGTTACTGGAGGAATGACATTCTCCACTCTTGACAGAGGTATAGCTCGAATTGGAGCTGTTTGAATTGCCGTGGGAACTCGAGGAGGAGGTCGAAGAGATATTTTCTTCTTGGgagggtggggggggggggggagggggggaGTCACAATCTCAGCCAGAGTCACTTGATCTGATTCGGACTCTTTTGATTCTAAAGTTTCAACTATCAGGTGCCTCTTAAGAGATTTCTTCTTTGGAACAGAGGGCTTGTTGGCTGGGGTAGGCTTGCGGGAGAATGGTTTTGATGCTTGAATAGTAAGTGGCTTGGATTCATCTAGGATAGTCAAGTCCTCAATTTCATCTGGATTGGGGTTTCTATGTTTTAATATGATCAACTTCTTATCTTGGTACACCTCAATTGCCCTCTCATTCAACGTCTTGTGAGGGTGTAGATTGGAGGAAGGACCCAGATGAACATTAAGGTTATTCAGGATTTCCCCAATTTGAATTGCAAATCCATGGGATTGGACTGTTGGGGTAGTGATCATAGCCgaaaatatatcaaatagaaCAGCTGACCAATTCATCATAATCCCAGAAGAAATGGAAACCATAACCTcaaatttttcaaaagtaaTAGAATCAAAAGAACCTGCTTTGGCCAAAAGAGATTTGACCACAATGTCGTGCAACATCCTGAACTCCATCTTGAGTTCCTTCTTCTTGCAAGGTATTTTGACTGGTTTTTCTGTCAGAGAATACATTAGTTTCATCTAATTCTTCAAATTTGCAAaaatctctgagaaatttgtcaTCCCCTGTCTGGGCATATCAAACTAAGAGGCAAACAAGTCATATGTAATCCTCACGAACTCTCCACCAAGAGAAGTGGTGATAACTTGATCTTTGAGCTTGGCCGTCTGAAATAACTTTGGAATGTCCTGTTTGTAGATTACTTTCCTTACTTCCGAGAATTCCTCAGCCTAGAAGCTTCGATGGTGCGAAACATTTCCACCATTCCTTGATCACGAAGGTTATACATGGTATGGAAATCAATGAGGAGAACATTCTGGGTAATCTAAGGCATTGTTTCCTGTAATTTGTAAAAGAAACGAGCGGAAGTAAATTCGTTCTTTATGTGGAAAATCTTAGGGCTCAGTTAGTAAATGAATAAGAAGATGATTCAGCGGATTTAAATAATTACACCCAAATACGTGGATAAATGacgtaaataaatttaaattttaaaaaaatacggCAAAGTGATTGTACTATCACGCGGCAAaatgagataaataatatttaattcattcttGGCGATACAAAACGTCAAAAATCCCTCTATAAATAAACTAATCAGATCAATTGTCCAATTgtcttcttcacaaaaaaatCAGATAAACATGAACAGTTCGGTTCAATGCATGGAAGAGCAACAGAATGTGATCCAAGAGTTTGTCTTCAAGGTGACGAAGAAGACATGGTTCAAGATCGAGGAGATACACATGTATCACCATGTCCTCTTCCCACCATGAAAGGAGGAGGAGGCAAGGTAGCTCTCCTACAGGATAGAGAAGTACAGGGACCTCATAGGGTCCGAAAGAGACGAGGCCATCTTCTCTTCAGAGGGTGTCCTGTTTCTGCTTCTCCGCAAGGAGGAGAAAATGCTCACTCATCTACTTTATGTAGATGAGTTTATGTTCAAACCATTTGATCCACCACTCACAGAGTGGCTGTTTAACTGGCTAAGGGAGGTAAATCTAAAGAAAAGAATGTATGCTCCCTCAAGAATGtaaaagttttattttgatGAAATGAAGAGAAGTATGAATGTAAAGCGGTAGATCAGCCAGATATAAGAATATGTGTAAAGTTGTGTATGCGTACGTATAAATAAGAATGGAGATTAAAACGTGAAACAGATAAGTTCATAACAAGTAGACGTAAGATAAATGAATTCAAGTGCgagtaatataaataaattttatccagATGAGTTTAGAATGCAGATATGTTCATGGCAGATACGTTGAAAATAAACAAGTTCCCCATAAAAATAAGCATATTTAATCAATATCAATTAAGCCAAGAACATTTCTAAAGTAAGAAAACTAAGCGTCGGGTAATGGATTTGTGAAGATATGTGCAACTTGCAGCTCAGTTGAGATGTATTCCAGACGAAAATCTTTATTTTGAACATGATCCCGGatgaaatgatgacgaatgtcaatgtgcTTTGTTTTGGAGTGTAATACAGGGTTGTAGGTGATAGCAATTGCACTTGTGTTTTCATAGTAGATAGGTGCATCAGATGAATTAACACCATAATCCCTGAGTTGTTTTTTAATTCGGAGCAATTGTGCACAGCAACTTCCTGCGGCTAAGTATTCTGATTCAGCTGTGGAAGTAGCAATAGAAGTTTGTTTCTTGCTGAACTAAGAAATTAGCCCTATCTCCGAGATATTTACATGTTCCACTTGTGATCTTATGATAAACCCTGCATCCAGCATGATCTGCGTCTGAATATCCAATAAcattgaattttgaatatttgggATACCACAGACCAACATTCTGTGTTCCTTTAAGATATTTAAGAATCCTCTTGGCAGCAATGAAGTTAGATTTTTTTAGATTAGATTGAAATATTGCACACATACCAACTGAGAACAGAATATCTGGTCTGCTTGCTGTCAGGTAGAGTAATGAACCTATAAGGCCTCTGAATAGAGTTTGATCTATTGAAGTTCCAGATTCATGCTTATCCAGTTTGATTGAAGCACTCATTGGAGTACAAGCAGCAGAAcaattctccattccaaacttcttcagAAGTTCTTTTGTGTACTTGACCTGATTTATTAATATTCCTTTGTCCATCTATCTTACTTGTAATCCCAAAAAGAATATCAATTCTCCCATCATACTCAATTCGAATTTATCCTTCATCATCTTGGAAAACTTCTTGCACaatttggggttagttgacccaaatataatatcaTCAACGTATATTTGTACTAATAAAGTTTGATCCCCTTTAACAAATTTAAATAGAGTTTTATCCACAGAGCCAATAACAAAACCATGATCACTAAGAAAGAGTGAAAGAGTATCATACCAAGATCGTGGAGCTTGTTTTAGCCCATAAAGAGTGTTATCCAGTTTAAACACATGATCTGGATAAGCTTGACTTTGGAATCCAGGGGGTTGTTCAACAAACACTTCTTCTTGTAGAAGACCATTTATAAATGCACTTATAACATCCATCTGGAAcactttaaagtccttgaagGAAACATAAGCAATAAATATTCTAATAGTTTCAAGTCTAGCTAccggagcaaaggtttcatcaaagtctATTCCATCTTCTTGTCTATAACCTTGTGCTACTAAACGTGATTTATTTCTAACTACAATGCCATTTTCATTGAGTTTTTTTTAACACCCATCTGGTTCCTATCACAGATTTATCTGATGGTCTAGGTACTAAGTGTCAGACTGAATTTCTTTCAAATTGATttaactcttcttgcatagcttctatCCAATTACTATCAAGTAAGGCTTCTTCTAATTTCTTAGGTTCTATATGATAAATGAAAGCAGCATGTAATATTTCATTTAACATCTGACCTCTGGTTCTCAAAGGTGCAGATGGATTACCTACCATTCTTGGCGGATGAGTTTTGGTCCATCTGTAATTTGGACCAAGTTGATCTGTATTGCCTTGTTGATCTTGATTTTCAATATGATCGGTATTTGGTGGAACCTCATTATCAATAGGTGTTTCTTCTCGTCTCTGTTCTTCGATTTGTTCTGGTTCACGTGGATTTTCTCTGTTCTGTCTGATCTGGGtctcttcttcatcatctgtGTCTAACTTAGAATCTTCTATCCTGTTTCTAAGATCATTTAAGCTTGGAGATTCATTAGTAACAGATGTTTCATAAAAAACAACAtgaactgattcttcaattgtTAGAGTTTTAGTATTAAAGACTTGATAGGCTTTACTAACAGATGAGTACCCGAGAAACAAACCAGAGTCTGATCTGATGTCAAGAGCAGTTAGATGAGTTTttccattgttgtgaatgaatcATTTGCAAccaaaaactttaaaataagaTATCATTGGAACTTTACCATACCAAATCTCATAAGGTGTCTTTCCAATCTTCTTATTAATAATTGATATGTTCTGAGTATAACAAGCTGTGTTTatagcttctgcccaaaatatttatgaaatacctgaatcaacaatcattgttTTAGCAGCCTCTTTTAGAGTTCTATTCCTtctttctgcaacaccattttgttgtggcgttCTGGCTGCAGAAAATTCATGCTTAATTCTAAGACTTTATAGATAAGTGGACAGAGTTTGATTTATAAATTCGGTTTCTCTGTCACTTCTAATTTTGACAATCGTTTGAGATTtctcattttgaagtcttaaaagAAGTTTAATCAATTGGGTGGCAGTTTCatctttggattttaaaaagATTACCCAAGTAAATcttgagaaatcatcaacaataatTAGGGTGTACTTTATTCCCCCTAAGCTCATTACAGGCATAGGACGAAAAATATCCATATGCAGCAGCTGTAAGATTTTGGAAGAAGATTTACAacctttgtttttaaaagttgaTCTGACTTGCTTACCTAGCTGGCTAGAAGTACAaattttatcttttgaaaactcgATTTTAGGCAGACCTGTAACCAATTCATGATTACTCAGATTGGTTGAAGTTTTGAAGTTCAAGTTATTGAGTCTTTTGTGCCATAACCAATTCTGGTTCTTCTTTGTAGCAACCAGACAGATTGAAGTAGGTGGTTGATCTGACCAGTTAACTATGCAAGTGTTTCCACTTCGTTCTCCTATCATAATGATTAGTCCAGACTGATCTTTTATGGTGCAAGTGTGCTTCTGAAATTCTACACAATAATTTTAatcacacaattgactaatacttatcaaattgtATTTCAAATTTTCTACAAGTAAAACATCTTTAATGCTAATATTTTCATGGAtaagcttacccttacccatggttgTACCTTTAGAGTTGTCTCTGAAAGTTATCTTGGGTCCTGGTCCTTGTACATATTCAGATAACATCCTTATATCTCCTGTCATATGTCTGGAGCACCCGCTCCCCAAATACCAGACTGCGTGTTTGATCAAATCACTTCTCTTTTcctgcaaaaacaaaataaagtaACTTTGTTCCTCATTCCTACTTGGGTCCACGCTGGATTAATCCCTTTGGAATCCATATTTGAATTATATTTACAGACTTTCCATAGTATTGACTTTTGGGAGGGACAGTTCTATCTGATGCTCTTTTTGCATTGTGATGTGTGTGCCAAGTGTAGTGCTCAGATAGATTGTTCCTGTTTGAATTCCAATATTGTATAGGGGAGTTATAGAAATGTGGTCTATGTTGAGTTGATAAGGTTCTATGTCCAGACCAATTTGATTTGGGTTTAGTCCATCTTGACTTAGATCTATCTGGCTCAACATATCCCAACCCTGTGTGTAAGAGTTTACTCTGTTGCGGTATTAGATGTGTCATTGGGATATCGGGTTCATATGTCGTGCTGGATATCACAAACTTCACATATTTAAAGTTGTTCTTTTCCAGACAATACTGAGTGGTTGAGTCAGATGAACTACCTTCATTTATGCTATAGCCCAATTCAGATTTATCTCCAGCCTTCTTTTGCATTCCAGTAAGTTTATCTAATGACATCGATGATTTATTCCAAGAGTTTACTAGATCCGTTAATCTTTGATTTTCAGATATTCTTGAAGTTTACTTCTCATGTCATTTTTTTCAGTCATTAGCAGACTTATCTAAGCCTTTAGACTGTCTGAGCCAGTGAATTCATTTGAGTTACTTTGATCTGACTTAACTATCTAACTCTTTCCATCTGTTATGAATTCCTCAAACTTATGAGATAGTATTCGATATTCATTTACCATCTCATTTAATGCATTGATAAGATCTTATTTACTAAATTCATTTGAAGTAAAGTCAAGTACCTCTCCGTCATCTGGAATTTTTGAGTCATTAGCCATTAGGCATTTAACATCATCGTCTTCACTTTCACTTGATGATGTTTCTGAGTCAGATTAATTAGAGTTTGATTCAGCCCACTTCTTGTTGCTTTCATCTGCTAATAGTGCCTTTTGTTCCTTCTTTCTTCtgaattttttctttcttctctGGAGATCTTCTTGTGTGATGTTATTTTCTcatctttctttggtttggtgCAGTCAGATATGAAGTGCCCTTCCttgccacagttgtagcaagCTTGATTATCATTCACTGGTTTTTTTCTTCTGAAGTTTGATCTGTTTGTGCTTTGGAAATTCTTGTGATTCTTTCTCATAAATCTTCCGAACTTTTTAACAAATAGTGAAATTGCAAAACTACTGAGTTGTTTTGCAGACTTGGTTGTTGGGGTTTTATCTGCTGCAGTGAGAGCTTTGGTCACTTGTGAGGTGGATGTCCCTTCTTCAGTTCGAACTCCCAGTTCGAATTCATATGCTTTAAGATCTGCAAATAGATCATGTAATTTGATCTTATTGAGATCCTTGGATTCTCTCATAGCTACAGTTTTCACATCCCATTCACAAGGTAGAGCTCTCATGACTTTCAGAGCTACTTCTCTGTTGCTGTAACTTTTCCCAAGTACATTTAGCTCGATCATAATGCTGTtgaatctttcatcaaactcaTTCATTATTTCTCTTGGTTTCATCTTTATGTTATCAAACTTTTGAATGGCCACCATAAGCTTGTTCTCCTTTGTTTGATCATTTTCTTCACACAGTTGTGTGAGCTTCTCCCCTATTTCCTTGGCCGTAGTGCATAttttgatcttgctaaacatgtttttgtccaAAGTTTTGTATAAGATATCTCTGGAAACATTATCCAGGCTGGCTTTCTTCCTATCCTTAGAGGTCCATTCAACTCGAGGCTTTTCTATCATATGTGGAGCACCAGCAGTAATAGCAGTAGGAGTGTTGGTTTTCATGATCTTCATGAGTCCATATGTAACCAcgaaccacatatcatcatcatgTGCTGATAAGTGTGCCagcatacaaatttttcaatcatcataattttcctttgagaacataggaattttactGAAAGATGCCATAGTTTTTTGTAAAATGGTTCAAGGGATAGGCAAGAaccactctgataccacttgttaggatcgaaaaatAGTGTGGAAGGGG
Proteins encoded:
- the LOC140878885 gene encoding uncharacterized protein; protein product: MLAHLSAHDDDMWFVVTYGLMKIMKTNTPTAITAGAPHMIEKPRVEWTSKDRKKASLDNVSRDILYKTLDKNMFSKIKICTTAKEIGEKLTQLCEENDQTKENKLMVAIQKFDNIKMKPREIMNEFDERFNSIMIELNVLGKSYSNREVALKVMRALPCEWDVKTVAMRESKDLNKIKLHDLFADLKAYEFELGVRTEEGTSTSQVTKALTAADKTPTTKSAKQLSSFAISLFVKKFGRFMRKNHKNFQSTNRSNFRRKKPVNDNQACYNCGKEGHFISDCTKPKKDEKITSHKKISREERKNSEERRNKRHY